One window from the genome of Candidatus Chlorohelix allophototropha encodes:
- the pgeF gene encoding peptidoglycan editing factor PgeF: MPLTSDNALNMPLFKFETLSGFPHLKHGISTRYAPANPIFQEAQPERPDDYKMGGVNAGLSDEVMNLRRSEFIEAVGGDWREHFPNLTSGYQQHTANVAVVDEKFYGAGRNWRNSIPATDALVTNLSGIPLLTGHADCPPILFYDPIKGVIAAAHSGWRGTVQKIAAETVQVMQARFGCDPTDILAGIGPSIGGCCYTVNEAVAYEVFAAFGEEETRGFLSLREDGLYLFNLWSAIEHTLRIAGIKPAHIEHSELCSLCHHDTFFSYRAQPPELKGKQGNYGALIMLD, translated from the coding sequence ATGCCACTTACCAGCGATAATGCGCTGAATATGCCGCTGTTCAAGTTCGAAACCTTGAGCGGCTTTCCCCATCTTAAACACGGAATCAGCACCCGCTACGCCCCCGCCAACCCTATATTTCAGGAAGCGCAACCCGAACGCCCCGATGATTACAAAATGGGCGGCGTAAATGCGGGTCTGTCGGATGAGGTTATGAATTTGCGGCGCAGCGAGTTCATCGAGGCGGTGGGCGGCGATTGGCGTGAGCATTTTCCCAACCTGACCAGCGGCTACCAACAGCATACCGCTAACGTGGCGGTGGTGGACGAAAAATTCTACGGGGCAGGGCGCAACTGGCGCAATTCCATTCCCGCTACCGATGCGCTGGTGACAAATTTATCAGGCATCCCTCTACTTACCGGACACGCCGATTGTCCACCCATCTTGTTCTACGACCCGATTAAAGGGGTGATTGCTGCCGCCCATAGCGGTTGGCGCGGTACGGTGCAAAAAATCGCTGCGGAGACGGTGCAAGTGATGCAAGCACGCTTCGGCTGCGACCCAACCGATATTCTGGCGGGTATTGGTCCCTCGATTGGGGGCTGCTGCTACACTGTGAACGAAGCGGTAGCATATGAGGTGTTTGCAGCTTTCGGTGAGGAAGAAACGCGCGGCTTTCTGTCGCTGCGTGAAGATGGGTTATACCTCTTTAACTTGTGGTCAGCAATTGAACATACTTTACGGATAGCGGGCATTAAACCCGCTCACATCGAACATAGCGAATTGTGCAGCCTGTGCCACCATGATACCTTTTTCAGCTACCGCGCCCAACCCCCCGAACTGAAAGGCAAGCAGGGCAACTACGGCGCGCTGATTATGCTGGACTAG
- a CDS encoding restriction endonuclease subunit S — MALWSVRSIVETYENHRLDSEYFRQDYADIEKKVKGFEWTPLGKVAQYIKRGLQPVYNGDGSIPVLRTVNIREEGFSDTRQEYVNEDFYQQNPRGQVYNLDILITSTGVGTLGRVTYVDENTPFFADGHISILRGITQRDPRFISVFLQSKVGLALIEQRQRGSSGQIEIYPDDLASIPIPKLDSRFEEEIASYVSQSRELRHTAKAFYVEAENLLIKELDLNIKDLSSQLTYIANSNEVMDSQRLDAEFFRLKYYQLIDSIRTLKPKQLVPLGDLLDVLTNGHTPLRHNLSIGEIPFLTAENIYDFRINFNTENRITLEHHQNELKRTQLHEGDLLVTIKGRIGNAVLVTNLPSPININQDIALLRLKPEFNPYSYFIVGFLNSEAGKLLAKQLSTGQINPFLGLSNLRQILIPLFDNELMKRLSAKIQEKLTQSRNAEEDAVRLLETAKQQIEDMIVNGASY; from the coding sequence TTGGCTCTATGGAGTGTTAGAAGTATTGTAGAAACATATGAAAATCATAGATTAGATTCTGAATATTTTAGACAGGATTATGCAGATATTGAGAAAAAAGTCAAAGGTTTTGAATGGACCCCTCTTGGTAAAGTGGCACAATACATAAAAAGAGGGCTACAACCAGTATATAATGGGGATGGAAGCATACCAGTTTTAAGAACAGTAAATATTCGAGAAGAAGGATTCAGTGATACACGTCAAGAATACGTAAATGAAGATTTTTACCAACAAAATCCTCGTGGTCAAGTTTATAACCTTGATATTTTAATTACTTCTACGGGTGTAGGAACTTTAGGGCGTGTAACATATGTAGATGAAAACACTCCATTTTTCGCTGATGGTCATATATCTATATTGAGGGGTATTACTCAAAGAGACCCGAGATTTATAAGCGTGTTCCTTCAATCAAAAGTTGGGCTTGCTTTAATTGAGCAGAGACAGCGTGGGTCTTCAGGGCAAATTGAAATTTATCCTGATGATTTAGCTTCAATTCCAATTCCAAAATTAGATTCTCGTTTTGAGGAAGAAATTGCCTCATATGTTTCACAATCGCGTGAATTAAGGCATACAGCAAAAGCTTTTTATGTTGAAGCCGAAAACCTACTAATTAAGGAATTAGATCTTAACATTAAAGACCTTTCCTCACAATTAACTTATATAGCTAATTCTAACGAAGTTATGGATTCTCAACGTCTTGATGCTGAGTTTTTCAGATTAAAATATTATCAATTAATCGATTCTATTAGAACCCTTAAACCAAAACAGTTAGTTCCTTTAGGGGATTTATTAGATGTCCTAACTAATGGGCATACGCCTTTGCGACATAATTTGTCTATAGGTGAAATCCCCTTTTTAACTGCTGAAAATATTTATGATTTCCGTATTAATTTTAATACAGAAAATCGCATTACCCTTGAACATCACCAAAATGAATTAAAACGAACTCAATTACATGAAGGTGATCTGTTAGTCACCATCAAAGGACGTATCGGTAATGCTGTATTGGTAACTAATTTACCTAGTCCAATAAATATAAACCAGGATATAGCTTTACTTCGATTAAAACCTGAATTTAACCCTTATTCTTATTTTATTGTTGGCTTCTTAAATTCTGAAGCAGGAAAATTATTAGCAAAGCAACTCTCTACTGGACAAATTAACCCATTTTTGGGGTTAAGCAATTTGCGTCAAATCCTTATTCCACTTTTCGACAACGAATTAATGAAAAGATTAAGTGCTAAAATCCAAGAGAAATTAACCCAATCACGAAATGCTGAAGAGGATGCGGTACGACTTTTAGAAACTGCCAAGCAACAAATAGAAGATATGATAGTTAATGGAGCATCCTATTAA
- a CDS encoding N-6 DNA methylase has product MATTNSNILADIFRTSDHSIDIFDKNEIEALEFIEKNDKLYLRDFSGNKERLATPEEIVRQLFLYQLIHKYGYPPSRITLEKPVQFGSTIADKRADIWICEKDHPNTSYIIVEVKKPKRKDGEEQLKSYCNAQGAPIAVWTNGRQKEVWRRDEPNIYLSISDLPRIDQSLNDIINEKVTIDELAERNKLVTEKVSLRDVITTMENLVLANAGVDGFEEVFKLIYAKLYDESMAENNPNRHRVVTFRLGGTYQEVYTRINNLFILAQREWPGVFLPGEKIDLTPAHLASCVSFLQDLKLFNANLQIIDEAFEYLVTQVAKGAKGQYFTPRPVIDMAVKMLNPRFEEYVIDTASGSCGFTVHSIFHVWGGELTAQKPEEWQRKYASEKVYGLDFDARSVKIAKAINMIAGDGRTHVFRVNTLDPQSWSDEARVHMRERRRRFLENPQQDEDNYNFPRYFDFDVILTNPPFAGDIKDTRIIYQYDLARQGKGKWQNSVGRDILFIERNLEFLKPGGRMAIVLPQGRLNNIGDERIRRFISEHCRILAVVGLDVNTFKPHTGTKTSVLFLQKWNKDIEVGPLCLPLSDYPIFFAVSQHPGKDNSGEYIYLKDKTGQPLLDLYNHKIIDQDLFDIHYVLKQQLANLLKRDKTNPKRLEDHKKRCEELLNYIPIRPTIAEAFIEFAKANNFQFIYS; this is encoded by the coding sequence TTGGCTACTACCAATAGTAATATATTAGCTGATATTTTTCGCACCAGCGACCATTCAATTGATATTTTTGACAAGAATGAAATCGAGGCACTTGAATTTATCGAAAAAAACGATAAACTTTATCTGCGTGATTTCTCTGGTAATAAAGAGCGACTCGCTACCCCTGAAGAGATAGTACGACAATTATTTCTTTACCAGCTTATACATAAATATGGATACCCACCTAGCCGAATCACTCTTGAAAAACCTGTACAATTCGGTTCTACAATAGCTGATAAACGTGCTGATATCTGGATTTGTGAAAAAGACCACCCAAACACTTCTTATATTATTGTAGAAGTCAAAAAACCCAAGCGTAAAGACGGCGAGGAGCAACTAAAGTCCTATTGCAACGCTCAAGGCGCGCCGATAGCTGTTTGGACAAATGGTAGACAAAAGGAAGTATGGCGTAGAGATGAACCTAATATCTATCTTAGCATTAGCGATCTACCACGTATTGATCAATCCCTAAACGACATTATTAATGAAAAAGTAACCATTGATGAGTTAGCTGAACGTAACAAACTTGTTACTGAAAAAGTCTCTCTGCGCGATGTCATTACAACTATGGAGAATCTTGTTTTAGCCAATGCTGGTGTAGATGGTTTTGAGGAGGTTTTTAAACTTATTTATGCAAAGCTCTATGATGAATCAATGGCTGAAAATAACCCGAACCGACATCGTGTTGTAACATTTCGGCTTGGAGGTACTTATCAGGAAGTTTACACTCGAATCAACAATCTTTTTATTTTAGCTCAGAGGGAATGGCCGGGTGTTTTCTTGCCGGGTGAAAAGATCGATCTAACTCCTGCCCACTTGGCTAGTTGCGTTTCTTTCTTACAGGATTTAAAACTATTTAATGCTAATCTTCAAATTATTGATGAAGCCTTTGAATACCTTGTTACTCAGGTTGCTAAAGGTGCTAAAGGTCAATACTTTACTCCTCGTCCCGTTATTGATATGGCAGTCAAAATGTTAAATCCCCGTTTTGAAGAGTATGTTATAGATACAGCTTCAGGAAGTTGTGGTTTTACTGTTCACAGTATCTTTCATGTTTGGGGTGGAGAACTTACTGCTCAAAAACCAGAAGAATGGCAGCGTAAATATGCTAGCGAAAAAGTATATGGTTTGGACTTTGATGCTCGAAGTGTAAAAATCGCAAAAGCAATTAACATGATTGCTGGAGATGGTCGCACTCATGTTTTCAGAGTGAATACTTTAGATCCTCAATCATGGAGTGATGAAGCTCGTGTTCACATGCGTGAACGCCGCCGCCGATTTTTGGAAAATCCTCAACAGGATGAAGACAATTATAACTTTCCTCGTTATTTCGACTTTGATGTTATTCTTACAAATCCTCCTTTTGCAGGAGACATTAAAGATACCCGTATAATTTATCAATATGATCTTGCTCGTCAAGGTAAAGGCAAATGGCAGAATAGCGTTGGTCGGGATATACTTTTTATCGAGCGTAATTTAGAATTCCTTAAACCCGGTGGACGAATGGCTATCGTACTTCCTCAAGGTCGTTTAAATAATATTGGTGATGAGCGCATTCGTCGCTTTATCTCTGAGCATTGCCGTATTCTCGCAGTTGTCGGTTTGGATGTTAACACTTTTAAGCCGCATACTGGCACAAAAACTAGTGTTTTATTTTTACAAAAGTGGAATAAAGATATTGAAGTAGGACCACTTTGTCTTCCCCTCTCAGATTATCCTATCTTTTTTGCTGTCAGCCAACATCCAGGCAAAGATAACTCTGGGGAATATATTTATCTTAAAGATAAGACTGGGCAACCTCTGCTCGATCTTTATAACCACAAGATAATTGACCAGGATTTATTTGATATACATTATGTTCTCAAACAGCAGCTAGCTAATTTGTTAAAACGTGATAAAACAAACCCTAAAAGGCTTGAAGATCATAAGAAACGTTGCGAAGAACTTCTCAATTATATCCCTATACGCCCTACTATTGCCGAAGCTTTTATTGAATTTGCCAAAGCTAACAATTTTCAATTCATATATTCATAG
- a CDS encoding hemolysin family protein, with protein sequence MDTSLLEYLAILVLVLLNAFFAASEIALVTVRKSRVKQLADEGNGSARSILRLTDNTGRFLSTIQIGVTLAGFFASAFGAVSLTKIFESWFKAVPLDFVRAAASTLAFILVTVLIAFISLIFGELVPKTLAVESSEKVALFVAHPIEFISKVANPLVAMLTGITNFFVRLLGGRRKANMPSVSQEEIVSMVETGQEEGVLEKQESDIINRVFEFTDRQVREIMIPRMDVLMLDVAVTIHSAAHEIVNSGYSRYPVHKSGNREHIIGVAYAKDILKHLIENQPNEPVSHILRKPYFIPESKRVGDLLAELQKSRTQMAIVIDEYGGLAGIVTLEDCIEEIVGDIQDEYDMEESRIKSEGDGRFLVDGATTLNELNEALDLQVEEEEVETISGLVLKHLGRIAASGDVISLSQVRPMPDPDPDSDEITFVNVTITITVEKMEGVRIRQVVLLLQETPHAEE encoded by the coding sequence TTGGACACCAGTTTGTTAGAATATCTGGCTATTTTGGTTTTGGTGCTGCTTAACGCTTTTTTTGCTGCTAGCGAAATTGCGTTGGTTACTGTCCGAAAATCGCGGGTTAAGCAACTAGCGGACGAGGGCAACGGTTCAGCCCGTAGTATCTTGCGCCTTACCGACAACACCGGGCGTTTTCTTTCCACCATCCAGATTGGGGTCACGTTGGCAGGGTTTTTCGCTTCCGCTTTTGGGGCAGTGAGCCTGACCAAAATATTTGAGAGCTGGTTCAAAGCCGTACCACTTGATTTTGTGCGCGCCGCTGCTTCTACCCTCGCCTTTATCCTCGTGACGGTACTCATCGCTTTTATCTCGTTGATATTCGGCGAACTTGTGCCAAAAACCTTGGCGGTGGAATCCTCAGAAAAGGTAGCGCTGTTTGTAGCCCATCCCATTGAGTTTATCTCAAAGGTAGCCAATCCGCTGGTGGCGATGCTTACCGGAATCACCAATTTCTTTGTACGTCTTTTGGGCGGACGGCGCAAAGCAAATATGCCCTCGGTCAGTCAAGAAGAAATCGTTTCGATGGTGGAAACCGGGCAAGAAGAAGGGGTGCTAGAGAAGCAAGAAAGCGATATTATCAATCGGGTCTTTGAGTTTACCGATCGACAGGTGCGCGAGATTATGATTCCGCGTATGGATGTGCTGATGCTGGATGTGGCTGTAACCATTCATTCCGCCGCCCATGAGATTGTAAATTCGGGCTATTCGCGCTATCCGGTGCATAAGTCTGGAAATCGCGAGCATATAATCGGGGTGGCATACGCCAAAGATATTCTAAAGCATCTGATAGAAAATCAGCCTAATGAACCGGTAAGTCATATACTGCGGAAGCCCTATTTCATTCCCGAATCCAAGCGGGTAGGCGATTTGTTGGCGGAGTTGCAGAAAAGCCGTACCCAGATGGCGATTGTGATAGACGAGTATGGCGGGTTGGCGGGAATTGTAACTCTCGAAGATTGCATTGAGGAAATCGTGGGCGATATTCAGGACGAGTACGACATGGAGGAGAGCCGCATCAAGTCGGAAGGCGATGGGCGTTTTCTGGTGGATGGCGCAACTACCCTGAACGAGTTGAACGAGGCACTCGATTTGCAAGTGGAAGAAGAAGAAGTGGAAACGATCAGCGGGTTAGTGCTGAAACATCTGGGGCGTATTGCCGCCTCCGGTGATGTCATTAGCTTGTCGCAGGTGCGTCCTATGCCCGACCCCGACCCTGACTCGGATGAAATCACTTTCGTAAATGTAACCATCACCATTACAGTAGAGAAAATGGAAGGAGTGCGCATCCGGCAAGTGGTATTGTTGCTACAGGAAACGCCCCACGCAGAGGAATAG
- a CDS encoding SIS domain-containing protein, whose amino-acid sequence MTLMREEIFDQPAALERAWKQNRILVREVARKLTSFKPELVMIAARGSSDNAAIYARYIFEAYASLPVSLAAPSLFTLYRRPPNLKRAWVIGISQSGTSPDIVEVISESAAQGAFTLAITNDPESALAHAASIVMPLHAGSEKSVAATKTYTNELMLMAMLAAELGDDNGLRVGLERLPEAISSALKLEDKITKIAQQPIYHEAKDYLVLGRGYNFPTALEIALKLKESAYIFAEPYSSADFLHGPFALAQKSLPALLVGASGPAVPGLLDLARKLIERGVEITAVGDDQTLLRTATPNGAALPVNLQGIPEALSPIPCVVPGQLLALHLALARNLDPDKPRGLNKVTQTY is encoded by the coding sequence ATGACCCTCATGCGGGAAGAGATCTTTGACCAACCGGCTGCGCTGGAACGTGCCTGGAAACAAAACAGGATATTGGTGCGAGAAGTCGCGCGCAAACTAACTTCCTTCAAGCCTGAATTGGTCATGATTGCGGCACGCGGTAGTTCTGACAACGCTGCTATATATGCTCGCTACATTTTTGAAGCTTATGCCAGTTTACCGGTTTCGTTGGCGGCTCCGTCACTTTTCACACTGTACCGCCGCCCACCGAACCTGAAAAGGGCGTGGGTTATCGGTATTAGCCAATCGGGTACTTCGCCCGATATTGTAGAAGTCATCAGCGAGTCGGCGGCGCAAGGCGCATTCACACTCGCCATTACCAACGACCCTGAATCGGCACTGGCACATGCAGCCTCAATAGTTATGCCGTTGCATGCCGGGTCTGAAAAATCGGTAGCTGCTACCAAAACTTACACCAACGAGCTGATGTTGATGGCGATGCTTGCCGCCGAATTGGGCGATGATAACGGGCTACGAGTTGGGTTGGAGAGACTACCCGAAGCAATTAGCTCTGCGCTCAAGCTCGAAGATAAGATTACCAAAATAGCGCAACAACCGATATACCACGAGGCGAAGGATTATCTGGTGCTGGGACGTGGTTATAACTTCCCTACTGCTCTTGAAATCGCCCTCAAGCTGAAAGAATCGGCTTATATTTTCGCAGAACCCTACTCCTCCGCGGATTTTCTACACGGACCTTTCGCTTTGGCGCAGAAAAGTCTGCCTGCTCTGTTGGTAGGCGCAAGTGGTCCCGCCGTACCGGGTTTATTGGATCTGGCGCGAAAGCTGATTGAGCGCGGGGTAGAGATTACAGCGGTAGGAGACGACCAGACTCTATTGCGTACCGCCACCCCTAACGGCGCCGCTTTACCTGTCAATTTGCAGGGCATACCGGAAGCTTTAAGCCCGATTCCATGTGTAGTGCCGGGACAATTGCTGGCGTTACATCTGGCGCTTGCCCGAAACCTTGACCCTGATAAACCGCGCGGCTTGAATAAAGTCACGCAAACCTACTAG
- a CDS encoding HEAT repeat domain-containing protein, whose protein sequence is MKNNSQGQNIYLNGADSMLYAPQARKINVRGNLFHAHTVGDSTSYPQTSSINHLIDSLRHEDWGVRQNSAKKLGELANKHALEPLIKTLRDDKDSFVRYRAAEALGKIANKRAVDVLINALYDPDLFVRRTAIEALSIIKDSRAIKPLLCKISGDEECSVCESAAEALAKIGDPRTLPGLEQIINSDIDEGRRALAIHTFEVIKARR, encoded by the coding sequence ATGAAAAATAATTCACAAGGGCAGAATATCTACTTGAATGGGGCTGATTCAATGCTTTATGCACCACAAGCCAGAAAAATAAATGTGCGAGGAAATCTTTTTCACGCTCATACCGTGGGTGATAGCACAAGTTACCCACAGACAAGCAGCATTAACCACCTGATTGATTCGCTACGGCATGAAGATTGGGGAGTGCGCCAGAATTCTGCGAAAAAACTAGGGGAGCTTGCAAATAAGCATGCCCTTGAACCGCTTATAAAAACCTTGCGTGACGATAAGGATAGTTTTGTGCGATACCGCGCCGCCGAGGCGCTAGGTAAAATCGCAAACAAGCGCGCTGTGGATGTCCTGATAAATGCTTTGTACGACCCGGATTTATTTGTGCGCCGCACCGCCATCGAAGCGCTGAGCATAATCAAAGATTCACGCGCTATCAAGCCCTTGCTGTGCAAAATCAGCGGTGATGAGGAATGTAGCGTGTGCGAATCTGCTGCCGAGGCGTTGGCTAAAATCGGGGACCCGCGTACCTTGCCGGGATTAGAACAAATTATCAACAGCGATATTGATGAGGGGCGGAGAGCATTAGCCATCCATACCTTTGAAGTAATTAAAGCACGAAGATAA
- a CDS encoding HEAT repeat domain-containing protein, whose protein sequence is MSDKPDERNDIIPSVPAGRYVVRSERLIGRGLELANSILNKPARPAILDEIDRLIAQIPKDRCECRQLSFDFCDDGKYNRSVVEALVEIGESSVLPLINALNDEDSFVRGKAAEALGKIGDPRAVEPLILALNDEDSFVHYLAAIALGEIGDQRAVPPLIADLIESGNTEESAAAEALGKFGEPVMLLLTHTLKDEDSSMRYWAAWTLGKIKNPRAIEPLIYTLSDENFEVIEAAADALAGFGELSVLPLINALKINNIGIYSWSARALGRIKDPRAVPPLIAALRDEEDSNVRYRITWALGEIGDRRAVEHLILALNDEDSEVCFAAAGALVKIGDSRALPELQQIINSDIDERRRALALHTFEVIKAHRLN, encoded by the coding sequence ATGAGCGATAAACCGGACGAGCGAAATGACATAATCCCCTCTGTCCCGGCAGGACGCTATGTAGTACGCTCGGAGAGACTTATCGGGCGCGGGCTGGAACTGGCTAACTCCATTCTCAACAAACCCGCCCGCCCCGCTATACTGGACGAAATTGACCGCTTGATTGCCCAAATCCCAAAAGATCGTTGCGAGTGTCGGCAACTCAGCTTTGATTTCTGTGATGATGGTAAATATAACCGTTCCGTTGTTGAAGCATTGGTCGAAATTGGTGAATCATCTGTGTTGCCTCTCATCAACGCCCTCAACGATGAGGATAGCTTTGTGCGTGGAAAGGCTGCCGAAGCGTTAGGTAAAATAGGAGACCCTCGCGCGGTAGAACCACTTATCCTTGCCCTTAACGATGAGGATAGCTTTGTGCATTACCTTGCTGCCATAGCGTTGGGCGAAATTGGCGACCAGCGTGCTGTGCCGCCGCTTATTGCCGATCTAATTGAGAGCGGGAATACAGAGGAAAGTGCTGCTGCCGAAGCACTAGGTAAATTCGGCGAACCAGTTATGCTGCTTCTTACCCATACCCTTAAGGATGAGGATAGTAGTATGCGTTACTGGGCTGCTTGGACTTTGGGTAAAATTAAGAACCCTCGTGCCATAGAACCACTTATCTATACACTCAGCGATGAGAATTTTGAAGTGATTGAAGCTGCTGCCGATGCATTAGCCGGTTTCGGTGAATTATCTGTGCTACCCCTTATTAACGCTCTCAAGATTAACAATATCGGGATATATTCCTGGTCAGCCCGTGCGTTGGGTAGAATCAAAGATCCTCGTGCTGTACCACCCCTTATCGCCGCACTTAGAGATGAGGAGGATAGCAACGTGCGTTACCGGATTACCTGGGCGCTGGGCGAGATTGGTGATCGCCGTGCTGTCGAGCATCTTATTCTCGCTCTTAACGATGAAGATAGCGAGGTATGTTTTGCCGCAGCCGGAGCGTTGGTTAAAATCGGGGACTCGCGTGCCTTGCCGGAACTGCAACAAATTATCAACAGCGATATTGATGAGAGGCGGAGAGCATTAGCCCTCCATACCTTTGAAGTAATTAAAGCTCACCGCTTAAATTAA
- a CDS encoding inositol monophosphatase → MIRDRAHLLEQIRELHRQIRAAVVAQTEAVALEQLSAVEGDDHAYEGDTIFAIDRVSEEKLVEFFERVVAPERPMLLIAEGLHDTGFGEGRLPLPRGITPEQAEVRIIVDPIDGTRCIMYQKRSAWVLTGVAPNLGEDTRLQDIEFAVQTELPLVKQHLCDELWAIRGDGYFAQRYNRLSGEVQPITLRPSHSATIRHGYAQVVRFFPGTRAELAAIDDEIVFAALGAPLPGKTHCFEDQYTSSAGQFYELLSGHDRFTADIRPLLEQVVLKKGFRLGICCHPYDVCTELIAREMGVIITDEYGQSLNPPLNVETDVSWVGYANAAIRAQIEPLLLKSLRDRGLI, encoded by the coding sequence ATGATTCGAGATAGAGCGCATTTGCTGGAGCAGATTCGTGAGTTGCATCGGCAAATCAGGGCGGCGGTGGTGGCGCAAACCGAAGCGGTTGCCTTAGAGCAGCTTTCCGCAGTGGAGGGTGACGACCACGCTTACGAAGGCGATACAATTTTCGCGATTGACCGGGTGAGTGAGGAAAAGCTGGTGGAGTTTTTCGAGCGTGTAGTTGCGCCCGAACGCCCCATGCTACTGATTGCGGAAGGTTTGCACGATACAGGCTTTGGTGAAGGGCGTTTGCCTCTGCCGCGTGGCATCACGCCCGAACAGGCGGAAGTGCGTATCATCGTTGACCCGATAGACGGAACGCGCTGTATCATGTACCAAAAGCGCAGCGCATGGGTTCTGACCGGGGTTGCTCCGAACTTGGGCGAGGATACACGCTTGCAGGACATCGAGTTCGCCGTTCAAACGGAATTGCCGTTGGTAAAGCAGCACCTTTGCGATGAGCTATGGGCTATCCGAGGCGACGGCTATTTCGCGCAACGCTACAACCGCTTGAGCGGAGAGGTACAGCCGATAACTTTGCGCCCTAGCCATAGCGCTACTATTCGGCATGGTTACGCTCAGGTGGTGCGCTTTTTCCCCGGCACTCGCGCGGAGTTGGCAGCAATTGACGATGAGATTGTGTTCGCGGCGCTCGGTGCGCCCCTTCCTGGCAAGACTCACTGTTTCGAGGATCAGTACACCTCTAGCGCGGGGCAGTTTTACGAATTGCTCTCCGGGCATGATCGCTTTACTGCCGATATTCGTCCCCTCTTAGAGCAAGTCGTGCTGAAAAAGGGCTTTCGGCTTGGCATTTGCTGCCATCCTTACGATGTGTGTACCGAGTTGATAGCGCGTGAGATGGGCGTAATTATTACGGACGAGTATGGTCAGTCGCTCAATCCGCCCCTGAATGTGGAGACGGACGTTAGTTGGGTGGGATACGCCAACGCTGCCATTCGGGCGCAAATCGAGCCGCTTTTGCTCAAGTCGCTACGGGATAGGGGATTAATTTAA